The genomic region tagtcatatatatatatatacagtcaacaaagatttataaaaaaaatcaagaaatgtTTTACAGGATTCACCTATAGGATATATTTTGGAATAAATATTGCATCATTCCATGTGTAGGTAGAACTCAATGTGAAATAGAATTTTTACAGAATTGTACATTTGTTATAAAATTGTTAGAAGAATAAAGGAACATAGTATTGTTCATGGGCTAGAGAACAGTACAAATAAGTTTAGAGGaacaaacaaaattatattttagagGAGGCAAATACAAGTCTTGTACAAAGTCACAGTCTTTAGGCTAATGGGACACATTCAGCTTGGCTCTGAATTATCACATTTTGTGTGATGATAGTTAATCCCCTAAGCACTTCAACCAATCAGTGCTTTCGCCACTATCAAGTACCTAACTATGTAATGTTTTGGTTCCAATATCCATTTCACTTTGTTCTTCTTGGCTTTCCATTGACCCATCTTGATTTTCCAGATCACTAAGTTGTCCTTCCCCAAACTCTAAAATTGTTGGCAAATTCCCCTGTTTAGGACAGCGCTTTTTAAGGCTAACCAAAAAGGGTTGGGGTAGAGAGAAGATGTCCACATTATTACCAAGGTCAACCCAAGTCATGCATGGAAATTTCTTGGGGTCCTTCAAAGCTTCTGTGATTTCCCTCAAGATGGCTTTTGTCAGCCGGTTGCCATTAACTGCCAAATTAGAAAGGTGAGGAAGGGAGCTGAGAACAGGCATGAGATGGAGAAACATTTCGTCTGTGATTTCAGTAAAGGATAATTCCACATTCTCTATGTCTTCTGAGTGGTGCTGGAGATAAAGCATTATTCGTTCCAGATCTTTCAAGGTGAGAGGGATTCCTGTCAGGTCCAAGGTACCATCGTTGGGCTTCCCTACTAGAATGGCTTTTAagc from Pelobates fuscus isolate aPelFus1 chromosome 1, aPelFus1.pri, whole genome shotgun sequence harbors:
- the LRRC75A gene encoding leucine-rich repeat-containing protein 75A; protein product: MGTKQTKVCQASSVGGDSPQHPPGSRRSTPVRERGDFWSSFGVRSGDKFGKSGPGSLPPYHKRIRMIQDMLLLVKQGKQDEATELLRHLRQDLGMESTSLDDVLYRYASFRNLVDPITHDLIISLARYVHCPKQEGDSLGAMEKVCRQLTYHLSPHSQWRRQGLMKRKPQACLKAILVGKPNDGTLDLTGIPLTLKDLERIMLYLQHHSEDIENVELSFTEITDEMFLHLMPVLSSLPHLSNLAVNGNRLTKAILREITEALKDPKKFPCMTWVDLGNNVDIFSLPQPFLVSLKKRCPKQGNLPTILEFGEGQLSDLENQDGSMESQEEQSEMDIGTKTLHS